The DNA window CCGCAACCTTCCACCAGGAAAGCGCGTGCCGACGCGCATACCAGAGCGCCGTCGCGATCCCGGCCAAAAATCCCCCGTAGTAGACGCCTCCGGCCTGCACCAGTTGAAGCGAAAACAGCGCCTGCCAGTTGCCGCGAAAAGATTCCCACTCGGTTATGACCATCAGCAGGCGCGAGCCGATGAGCGAGCCGATGATCACCGCCACGCCCAGATTGAAAATGCGCGCCCGATCCATTCCGTCCTGCTCGGCGTGGCGCATGGCCACCCACAGACCGATCAGAAAGGCCGTCGCTTGAAGCACGCCGTAGGTGTAGACGGTGATCTCAAGATAGGGGATGCGAAAAAGCTCCGGATGCACAGCTTATCCTCCAGAGAACGCGGCGACATCACCTGTTCTCATCGGTGTTCACCTGAGATTCCAGCGATGATCCGCTGGAGCGAAGGGCGTCGGCGATGAGAATGAGGGCGCCGATGCTGATGGCCGCGTCGGCGATGTTAAAGGTCGGCCACTTGAACTCCCCGATGGTGAAATCGAGAAAATCCACCACCGCTCCTCGGAAGAGGCGGTCGGTCAGATTTCCCAGCACGCCGCCGAGGACCAGCGCCAATCCCCAGTGCGTGAGCTTTTCGTTGACCGGCGTGCGCAGGGCGTAAATGGCAATGCCGGTGGCCGCAATGAGCGAAATCAGCGAAAGCACCAATCGCCCGCCATGTCCGGCATCGGCGAACAATCCCCAGGCAATCCCGGCATTCTCGACGTACGTGAGATGGAAGAAATCCGGGATGAGGGGCACCGAGGGATGCTCCCGCAGCGCTTCGGCGAGCCGCTTGGTCACCTGATCGGCCAGATAAACGCCGAGCGTGAGGATGAGATAATGAAATCGCGCTTTCACCGTCGTACTCACATCCCTGCATTCGCTTCCAGCTCTCGAAGCGTGGCGAGGCAGCGGGCGCACACGGTGGGATAGCGATCGCTCTGACCCACGGTGGGAGAATAGTTCCAGCATCGCTCGCACTTTTGTCCCTCGGCACGCACCACGGTGATGCGAAGACCATCGCCCTCGGCCCGTTCCAGCACCACCTGCGACGTGATGAAGACGCTCGCCAGGTGATCGCGAAAGCCGGCCAGGAAGTCATACAGCTCGCCGCCCGCCGCCAGAATCACTTTGGCTTCGAGCGACGCTCCGATGAGTTTCTCCATTCGTTTGACTTCCAGCTCCTTGAGCACCGCGCTGCGAATCTCCAGCAGTCGCCGCCAGCGAGAGAGGAGATGAGGATCGCGCCACTCGTGCTCCAGCGGAGGAAATTCCGCCAGATGAACCGACGGAAGTTCGACGCTCGCGCGACCGGGAATCTTGCTCCAGATCTCATCGGCGGTGAAGGCCAGGATCGGAGCCAGCAATCGCGTCAATCGGTCGAGCAGATAGTAGAGCGCCGTCTGCGCCGACCGCCGACCGTGCGATTTCGGCGCGAACGTGTAGAGCCGATCCTTGAGGATATCGAAGTAAATGGCCGAGAGTTCGACCGTGCAGAAGGCGTAAAGCGTGTGGAAGACGATGTGAAACTCGTAGTCCTCGTAGGCGCGGAGGACTTTCTCCTGGCGCTCGGTCAGTTCGGCCAGGATCCAGCGGTCAATCTCATACATCTCGGCCAGCGGCACGGCATCGCGGGCGGGATCGAAGTCGTAGAGGTTATTGACGAGATAGCAGGCCGTGTTCCGGATCTTCCGATACGCCTCAATGAGCCGGGTGAGGATTTCGTCCGAGATGCGGACATCTTCGTGATAGTCCGAGGCCGCCGCCCAGAGACGGAGAATCTCGGCACCGCTTTTGCTCACGACTTCCTGGGGCTCGATGACATTGCCGCGCGATTTGGACATCTTCTGACCCTCGGCATCAACCGTCCAGCCCGAGGTGATGACCGTGCGATAGGGGGCATCGCCTTTGACTTCGAGCGCCACCATGAGCGAGGAATTGAACCAGCCGCGAAATTGATCGCCGCCCTCCAGATAGATATCCGCCGGCCAGGGCAAGCCGCGCCGCTCCAGAACGGCGAGGGAACTCGTCCCTGAATCAATCCACACGTCGAGAATATCCGTCTCCTTTCGGAACGTGGTGGCCCCGCAGGCGGGACAGCGCGTTCCGTCGGGCAAGAAGTACTCCGCTTCTTTCTCGTACCAGACGTCCGCGCCCTCCCGCTCAAAGATGTCGGCGACATGAGCGATGATCTTCGGATCGGCGAGAATGGCTTCGCAGCGGTCGCAATAAAAGACGGTGATGGGAACGCCCCAGACGCGCTGGCGGGAGATGCACCAGTCCGGGCGCGTCCGAATGGCATTGCGCATCCGCTCCAGTCCCCAGGCGGGGATCCAGCGCACGCGCTCAATGGCTTCCAGGGCGCGCTGGCGAAGCCCCGTCTTCTCCATCGAGATGAACCATTGAGGCGTCGCCCGGAAGATCACCGGATTGTGACAGCGCCAGCAATGGGGATAGGAGTGGGTGATCTCTTCGCTGGAGAGCAAAGCGCCGATTCGCTCAAGATGGGCGATGATGGCGGCATTGGCCTCGAAGACCTGCATTCCGGCAAAATGAGCGACATCCGACGTGAAATGCCCCCGCGCATCTACCGGCGAGTACACCTCCAGTCCATACCGTTGACCGATCACGTAGTCCTCATATCCATGACCGGGAGCCGTATGCACACAACCGGTACCGGCATCGAGCGTGACGTGATCGCCGAGCATCAAGAGCGAAGACCGATCGAGCCAGGGATGACGGGCGTGCAGGCGATCGAGTCTCCAACCGGGGAATGTGGCCACCGTTTGCGGATTCGTCCAACGGCATTTCTCCGCCACCGCGGCCAGTAGCTCTTTGGCGACGATGAAGACGTCTCCATTGACGGCGACGGCGCTGTACTCGAATCCCGGGTTGAAGGCAATCCCGAGATTGGCCGGCAGAGTCCAGGGAGTCGTCGTCCAGATGACGACCGAGATCTTCCGTCCGGCCAGCGCCGGATCAATCGCCGCCGGATCGCTCGCCAGAGGGAACGCGACATAGACGGACGGACTCCTGTGGTCTTCGTACTCGATCTCGGCCTCGGCCAGTGCTGTCTGACAGTGAATGCACCAGTGGACCGAACGAAGCCCCTTATAGACGCTGCCCTTTTCGATGAAGCGGGCAAGGACGCGCACGATGTCCGCTTGATAGGCATAATCCATCGTGGAATAGGGATGATCGAAGTCACCGAGCACGCCCAACCGCTGGAACTCTTCGGATTGCGCCTTCATGTAGTAGGCGGCGTGCTGACGCGCCTCGCGGCGAATCTCCACGAGCGACATCTGCGCTTTGCGGGCACCGAGTTTTTCATCCACTTTGATCTCAATCGGCAGGCCGTGACAATCCCAGCCGGGAATGTAGGGACATAAGTAGCCCATCATCGTGCGCGACTTGACGATGAAATCTTTCAAAATCTTGTTCAACGCATGGCCGATGTGAATCGGCCCGTTGGCATACGGCGGCCCGTCATGAAGGAGGAAGACGGGACGGCCGCGCCGCGATTCCAGAATCTTCTCATAGAGGCGCATGGCGCGCCAGGAGGCCAGCCGCGCCGGCTCGCTCTCGATGAGGTTGGCCCTCATCGGCAGAATTTTCGCCGGTAGATTAATGGTCTGTTTCAAATCCAGAGGTGCCTGAGATGACATTGGCCGTTGCACTCTCCTGAAAAGAGCTTGCCCACGACACCCGCGACGCGACGCGCGTACCGGGGCGAAGGGACGTCAAACCAGACACTTCTTCGTCCTCTTACCTGCCTGTGACCCATCTCGCTACCCTCAGCAGGGAGAGGGGATTCAGAGGCGGGACTGTCGGGCCCCGTTCGCCCGTCAGATGAAGAGTTCCTCTTCCTGATAGACGCGGTCAACCGGTTTTCGGCGCGTGAAGAGATAGGACAGGGCCCGCCGGGTCGCGTGCACCAGATAATGAAGCTCTCGCACCGGTTCGAGCACCTGTTTCTGAATGATCTCGGTTGTCTTATCCACCCGCTCGGTCGTGCGGGTGACCAGATCATCGAGGCGCTCGATCTGGTTTCTCACCGTCAGCACGGTATCCCGCATGAGAGCCCGCAACTCCAGCGCCTGCACGTGAACCAGATCGGTGACCTCACCTGTCGTCGTGGCAATGGCCCGGATCATCGGACGGGCTTCGGCGGCCAGCGCCGAGATGACATCGCGCAAATCGCCGAGGACGCCCCGGGCATCATTGATGATCGGCGTCAGCCGGTCGTTCATCGCCCGCGACTGAGCAGCCACGGTATGCAGCGTCTTATTGATGCGCCAGAGAAGGACGATATTCGAGACAAAGACGACGATGACCGCTAGAGCGACGACCCACTCAAAGACCGCATGTCCCACGATTGTTCTCTGCCTCCGCAAAT is part of the Blastocatellia bacterium genome and encodes:
- the lspA gene encoding signal peptidase II, translated to MSTTVKARFHYLILTLGVYLADQVTKRLAEALREHPSVPLIPDFFHLTYVENAGIAWGLFADAGHGGRLVLSLISLIAATGIAIYALRTPVNEKLTHWGLALVLGGVLGNLTDRLFRGAVVDFLDFTIGEFKWPTFNIADAAISIGALILIADALRSSGSSLESQVNTDENR
- the ileS gene encoding isoleucine--tRNA ligase; the encoded protein is MKQTINLPAKILPMRANLIESEPARLASWRAMRLYEKILESRRGRPVFLLHDGPPYANGPIHIGHALNKILKDFIVKSRTMMGYLCPYIPGWDCHGLPIEIKVDEKLGARKAQMSLVEIRREARQHAAYYMKAQSEEFQRLGVLGDFDHPYSTMDYAYQADIVRVLARFIEKGSVYKGLRSVHWCIHCQTALAEAEIEYEDHRSPSVYVAFPLASDPAAIDPALAGRKISVVIWTTTPWTLPANLGIAFNPGFEYSAVAVNGDVFIVAKELLAAVAEKCRWTNPQTVATFPGWRLDRLHARHPWLDRSSLLMLGDHVTLDAGTGCVHTAPGHGYEDYVIGQRYGLEVYSPVDARGHFTSDVAHFAGMQVFEANAAIIAHLERIGALLSSEEITHSYPHCWRCHNPVIFRATPQWFISMEKTGLRQRALEAIERVRWIPAWGLERMRNAIRTRPDWCISRQRVWGVPITVFYCDRCEAILADPKIIAHVADIFEREGADVWYEKEAEYFLPDGTRCPACGATTFRKETDILDVWIDSGTSSLAVLERRGLPWPADIYLEGGDQFRGWFNSSLMVALEVKGDAPYRTVITSGWTVDAEGQKMSKSRGNVIEPQEVVSKSGAEILRLWAAASDYHEDVRISDEILTRLIEAYRKIRNTACYLVNNLYDFDPARDAVPLAEMYEIDRWILAELTERQEKVLRAYEDYEFHIVFHTLYAFCTVELSAIYFDILKDRLYTFAPKSHGRRSAQTALYYLLDRLTRLLAPILAFTADEIWSKIPGRASVELPSVHLAEFPPLEHEWRDPHLLSRWRRLLEIRSAVLKELEVKRMEKLIGASLEAKVILAAGGELYDFLAGFRDHLASVFITSQVVLERAEGDGLRITVVRAEGQKCERCWNYSPTVGQSDRYPTVCARCLATLRELEANAGM